From the genome of Acidaminococcus sp.:
CACAGCAAAAAATATAACTCCTGGAAATTATGATGTCCGTTTTAAATATCTTTATGAAGAACAAGATGCTAAGGCTGGGTCAAAATCACAACCAGTAAAAATAGAAGAAAAACCCAGTCCCTTTGGAGATGGAATTCAATATACGAGCTATAGTTTGACACTGTTTACGGTAAGGAATGGAAACACACGCATGGACGAAATTTCTATAGATGAAATTTAGTTCTAGCAAGTACCGTTTTGTTGAAAAGAAGCAGGTTAAAATGAAAAAAATAATTAATGTTTTTCTACTTATTGCAATGTTTTCTTGCTTTCTAACACCTTGTTTTGCAGAGTTTCAACCAAATCCTAAGCGATGGACATGGATTGCATCAAATTCTACTAGAAGTATATGGTTTGATAGACAATCAATCTATGCAAGAAAAGAAGATGGCTATAAAAAGGTCAATTTATGGTTGTTGTTTTATAGAAATTCTCCAAAAGAAGAGATAATGGAATGTGACTGGACTGTAGATCTTATAAATAGAAAGCTCTCGATGAATAATGTATATGTTTATGATATGAATTGGAATCTCATAGATCAAATAGAAGATGATGAAAATAATCGAATTTGGAAACCAGTTGTTCCTGAAACCGCTTCAGAAAAGATATACAAAATTGCTAAATACTTCTATCTCAAAAATTATTCAAAAAAAGCAAAGTCAACTTAAATGACAAAACTATAACTATAATAAATATTACAAAATATTTGGTATATAATAAAAAGCCATTATATTAATTTAATTTTATTCACATAGGGAGGTTGGAAAAAATGAAAAAATTCTTTTTCATACTTGTTGCACTTTTTACCTTTGCGTTTTCATCATCAGTCTCTGCAGCGGATGACGACTGGATTTACGCTGGGCGATTTGGTCTGTTATGGACCCCACCAGTTGCACATAATGTAGATATGTATTTAATCAATCATCTAACAACCTTTCGCGGAATTACGTCTATGAGGGATTCTGAAAGTCAGTTACCATATGATGTCTATTATAAACATGACCATTCAACAGATACTGGTGATAACCACCATGAGTATAACAACCACAGTTTTCAGTTCCAAGTTAAAATTGTCCCATTAAATGTCCACGGAACAACGATGGGGTCAGGCACTTATGCAGGTACAATTATATGTAGCTATAAAATTGCAGCCAAAGGTGCCTTCGGTGTCGTAATGAAAAGCTTCAAGATTTTTGATACTAACACCGATCAACAACTTTTTAATGCAGAAGGAAATTTTGGATCAGAGATAATGTACAAAGACTCTGCAGCTGAAGCAATTCTAAAAGACAGTGCACCACATCCCGTTTCCCAAAGTACGGCAAATCAATTAAATGGTACAGGATATTATAAATATAGATAAAAATAGAGCCATGGTAGGATTTCCCCCACCATGGCCCTCTTCATTTCCGCACCAAAGCCGCCAGCAGCACTGTCCCTATCCCGTAAGCCAGGTTCCGCTGGGCTTTCAGCCTTTTCTGTGTTCTATTGTTTTCTTTCTCGTACGCGGCTAAGGATTCGTTGGCAATCCGCAAGGATTCTTCCTGCCTGATCGAGGTCCTCTCCAGTTCTTTCAACTGACTCCCGAGCAGACTGGACTGTTCCCTGGCTTTCTGCAATTCGTTCTGCGCTGCGGTCAATTGCGTTTCCAATTCCTCCATGCGTTTCTTCTGCTGACTGGATTCCTTCTGTAATCTGCTGTTGATGGTCTGCAGCTCGCTGATATGGCTTTCCAACTGGGTCAGTTCCTCTTCTGTTATGGAATACGTAGAGGCCCAGGAGACCTGCGGAAAGGACAACAACAAGCACAGCAATAAGCACCAGGCGCTTTTTCTCAATGATCCCCACCCTCTTTCTTCAGATGACCAGGGTAAAGAGAAGCACCCCGGTCAGGATGCCCAACAGATAGCCCAGAAGAAATTCATCGCTGATCCGCCACATGTCCATGGTCCTCATCCTTTCTGGGCCACATAATCCGTCACCCCGCGGGCAATGGCACGGGCAAATTCGTTCTTCCGGTTCATCAGGAGCTGTACATCTTCCTCATTGGTGATGAACGCCGTTTCCACCAGGACCGCCGGCATATCCGTCTCCCGGAGCACCGCCAGCCCCGGCCGTTCCTTTACGCCCCGGTCCACGGTCCCCAGGCTCTGGACAATCTGGTTCTGGATGCATTCCGCCAGACCGCAGACTTCTGCACTGTCACTGCTGTACACCAGAGTTTCCGTCCCCTGGGCTTCTTCTGCAGCTGCCGCATTGCAGTGGATGGACAGGAACAGGTCCGCCTGCCACCCGTTGGCACTGGCACAAATGTTGGTATAATTGGGAGACTCCCCGCAGAGATTGTCGGACTGGACCAGCAGGCAGTCATAACCCACCCGGTTCAGGTACTGCTGGACTCCTGCCCCGATTTTCTTCACGATACCGGCTTCCGTGACGCCGTATTTGTCATTGACAGCCCCGCTGTCCACACCGGGCATATGCCCTGGATTGATAAAAATCTTCATTTCTTCTCCTCCTTTTCAAAGTGGTCCGGGATGCCGTTCCCGTCAAGATCCACAAAGCAGCCTGCAATGAAGGTGACAAACCCCACCATGGCAGGCCCGACCAGTTCCCGCACCATGGCCAGAAGGTCCGGCAGCTGGATTTTCCCCGTCACCGCCAGATACAGCCAGAAGCCATAGTAGGAAAGCACAAAAAGAAAGACCGTCACAAGATACCCTATGACGATCCATTTGATGGGCTGCTGGAATTGGTTCAGGCGTGCTTTCACCGCATCCAGGCCTTTAGTCAGTATCCCTTTTACTTTTTCAAACATGGCGGATTCCCCAGATTACTGTGATCGTGGATGCGGTCCACTTCTCCCTTCAGGTCCTTGTACCGGTGCCACAGGTTGTCGATATTGGTCTCGATGCCCGCCTGGGCCACCCGCATTTCATTGATGAGCCCCGTCAAATCTTCCAGAGCTTTGGTGTTGTTGTCGATGCTTTTGTGGAGCGCCTGGTTCTCGATTTTTTGTGGCCGCAGGATCAGCCAGCACCCGAAGACT
Proteins encoded in this window:
- a CDS encoding N-acetylmuramoyl-L-alanine amidase, which encodes MKIFINPGHMPGVDSGAVNDKYGVTEAGIVKKIGAGVQQYLNRVGYDCLLVQSDNLCGESPNYTNICASANGWQADLFLSIHCNAAAAEEAQGTETLVYSSDSAEVCGLAECIQNQIVQSLGTVDRGVKERPGLAVLRETDMPAVLVETAFITNEEDVQLLMNRKNEFARAIARGVTDYVAQKG
- a CDS encoding peptidase M24, producing MRKSAWCLLLCLLLSFPQVSWASTYSITEEELTQLESHISELQTINSRLQKESSQQKKRMEELETQLTAAQNELQKAREQSSLLGSQLKELERTSIRQEESLRIANESLAAYEKENNRTQKRLKAQRNLAYGIGTVLLAALVRK